The DNA sequence ATCTCCATACATCGGACAAGAATTCATAATGTCGGCAGCAGACAAGCACAAATTGTCATATGGAATTCACTTCGTCACCGTATGTCCGATCTGGAACATTTATACAATGCTGTGGTTCGGGATCCGAGGGTTCGTAAGAACGACCCCCGGCGCCAGAGGTTATCCAAATGCCAGCTTCCGCAGCAAACGAATTATCCGAGCGCCAAATCACCCATCGCGGCGGACAGCGCATCCTATCCTGCCAATGATTGTAGGGGTCCTAGCGCTGCTTTTAGCATTGCCTGCCCTACTGGCGGAGCGCATCCGCAGCGAATTGAGAGAAGACGGCGTGCACGTGCGGACCGCCCTGGTCCCGTCCGCACCGGAACGAAACGGTCTGCGGATTCCGGCCGCCAAGCGGGCCGGAATCCTATCAATCCACGGTGCGGCGGCTTTCGAGGGTTACCTGGTCGTCTTGATCTGGCAGGTCTTTCGGGGAGCTCGGATCTCTATCTTCACCACCACCGTATTCACCATTGGGGTTTCGGTCCTGATCGCGGTTTTCCTCTCGGGGTTACTGACAGAAACGGTCCGGTTTTTTTGAGGGTACGGATGAAATCTGAACGCCCGCCCGCCCGTGCGCTTAGGGAACAATCCGGGCAACGAACTGTTGTGGGAGCCACCATCACCATCAAGGGGGAGGTGAGTGGAGGTCAGGATCTACTCGTCTTGGGTCGGATCGAAGGTCGCATATCGCTTCCCGGATGCAACATCACCGTGGGACAGGGAGCCTGGGTCAAGGCCAACTTGGTAGGAAAACGGATTCGGGTCGACGGCGCTGTGGAAGGGCACCTTCAGGGCGAAGAGAAGATCCACGTGACCGGTTGCGTCCAGGGCGACCTGTTCGCTCCCCAATTGGTTCTGGAAAACGGGTGCCGATATCGTGGCACCGTCGACACGGGAGTTTAATCCCGGTCTTTCGCGAAATGATCCCGTTTCAGATTCGAGTGGCGGTTCCGTCTACGGCCGTGAAGTCTGACTCAGATCCGTGGGAGATCGTTCGGCTATGAGAAACGAGTTGGGGATCTTGGTCCTTCTAGTCCTAATTCCAGAGGCGGATATCCCGGCGCAACAGAACAAGACCTGGTCTGGCCGAAACCTGACAGGAGCTGATCTGAGCGGCCAAGATTTGCGCGGCTCCGATTTCCGGGACGCGGACCTCACGAGGGCAACCCTGATGCGGGCGGATCTCAGGGAGGCGAATCTAACGGGAGGGAGCTAGGACGAACGGATCTGACCGGGGCGAAGCTGGAGGGAACGATCCTGACCGGCGAGCCCTCCGGAAGATGACCAAGCCAGGGACCGCACCCCACAGTGAAACCCCCGATTCGGAGATGGTTTCTCATCGCCTGATCGGACAATCGCCGATGATGATCGATGTCCCGGGCCAAATATCCAAGACACCTGTGCGTGAACCATTGTCACTGCCGAAGCGAGGCAACCGCAAAGGAGTACAAAATGCCTGCAGAACCTATAGTGTCCATCGTTCTGATTTCGGTGCTGGTGGCCTCATCGGTGCTCCAGGCTGGTCCGATCCAGCCCGCGGTCCACACCGTTGACAGGTGATTGGACTGGCCGCTGATGTGCCGATGGGAGGTTCCCGAGCCCTTGGCCACCGCCGATGTCCGCACGGAGGACGGCACCCGCATCCTCTTGCGCCGGCACGGCAACGCAAAGGGACCGCGACTTGTTCTGAGCCACGGCAACGGCCTGGCAATCGATCTCTACTACCCGTTCTGGTCGCTGCTCGCCGATCGCTTCGACCTCGTCGTCTACGACTTCCGCAACCACGGCAGAAACCCGCTGAGCCCCGTTCCGAGCCACAATGTGGCGACGTTCGCATCGGACAACGAGGATGTCTTCCGGGGGATCACGCGACATTTCGGGCTCAAGCCGTGGATCGGCGTATTCCATTCGTTGTCGGCAGTGACGATCCTGCACCATGATCCACCGGGAGCCGATGCGAGTGCCCTCGTGCTCTTTGATCCCCCGATCTACGCGACCAGCGGTGACCCGCTGGAAGTCGATCGGATGTGTCAGCGCTTCCGGAAGCGTACCTCGCGGCGCCAGACTTGGTTCGAGCACAGGAGACACT is a window from the Acidobacteriota bacterium genome containing:
- a CDS encoding polymer-forming cytoskeletal protein, with product MKSERPPARALREQSGQRTVVGATITIKGEVSGGQDLLVLGRIEGRISLPGCNITVGQGAWVKANLVGKRIRVDGAVEGHLQGEEKIHVTGCVQGDLFAPQLVLENGCRYRGTVDTGV
- a CDS encoding pentapeptide repeat-containing protein — protein: MRNELGILVLLVLIPEADIPAQQNKTWSGRNLTGADLSGQDLRGSDFRDADLTRATLMRADLREANLTGGS
- a CDS encoding alpha/beta hydrolase, with protein sequence MCRWEVPEPLATADVRTEDGTRILLRRHGNAKGPRLVLSHGNGLAIDLYYPFWSLLADRFDLVVYDFRNHGRNPLSPVPSHNVATFASDNEDVFRGITRHFGLKPWIGVFHSLSAVTILHHDPPGADASALVLFDPPIYATSGDPLEVDRMCQRFRKRTSRRQTWFEHRRHFAKVFRESPLLARLLPGVPELAGRVLLRPVGDGDGFELRCPLDYEASIYEYFFAYIYEPESSTLTCPVKVIGADPTLSFSFLPSLTLGGMTTVDYDFVPETTHYLQLENPNECAAILVRFLERRGFA